TGGGTTTTTGTAAGATGctccagggaagggaagaaaccCGGCAGATTCCTGACAtctgtctcctttcctctccttcctttcttcccctttttacTTTGAGATTCTAAGGAGAACTGAAAATCTTCTTATCCTCTTTGATATTTTCTTGCAAACACTCgatcttttatgatttttttaattattgagaaCGAGCCAAGAATAAAATTGCTGCACTGGAAGGAGGGTCCCCCAAAACTGAACACTTGACCTGGGGGGACGCCTCGAGCAGCCACAGTGAGTTCTCTGGCCCGTGATGGTGAAGCCCTGCGCGCTTGCTCTCTGATGGTTCCAGGTGCTAGTACATCATTCACAATCTCCTTGATTCATGGGACTGTATTTATGATCAgtgaataaaatgtcaaaatgtaCTCTGTCTCAGCCGTGTCTTTCCTCGCATCACTGTCCACCCTGCGTGTTAGACAAGCTCATTCCTAGGGCTGGTGGCCTTTGGGGGAGATGTTTTCTAGGTAGAAGGTTCCCTCTGAGGGCAGATTCCTGGCCTCCCCACATATTGTCTGGCTTAACTGGAaagcttccctttcttttctctagaaaaCCCAGTATTTTGGTGAGTATGTCAAAAGTGAGTCTTCCGTGGTCCACCCGGTGTCACACATTGCGGGGTCTCCCCCGCACACCAAAGCCATCATATTTCCTTGCTTGTGCACAGTGTTCTGTGGTAAGTGCCTGCGACTCCCCATCCTTGGGCTTTCTCTTGACTTGCACATATGGGGCAAGCCCAGAGGGCTGCAGAGCTGATGTTCCATGACAGACCATCATAGTTCGGCACAGGAGAACAGACTTCTTCAGCCCTTGACTGGGATGTCTGAGGTGTGGTCTACACTGACTCATGGGGTTGCCcagtgggatggagccccgttgCCCACCATGGTAACTTGTTCAAGAACAcaccctttattttctttctttccttctgtgtttcacttttccttttccccaccGGTATTTCCTGGGGACATCCCCCCAATAAACTAATTACACACAAATCCTTGTGTCAGGGCCTGCTTTTTAAGGAACCCAACCTAAGACATACCCTGGAGATACAGCCACTAATCTGGTATATGTTTTTTCCAACTTCTTTGTGCTAAGTATTCAGTAACATGAAGAACAAGTAAATGTGtataaaagaatacatatgtggaaactaatacaacactgtgtgtcaattatacttgaatttaaaaaagtgACAGACTGCTTCCAGTCTGAATTTAACACTgaacattaaaaatggaaacctCTTTGACTGAATTGATAGTGTTGTGTACATACAACCTAAATCTAGTTTTAATCTGTTAGGAAATTCAAGTTATGTTTGGTTTGATGGGTTAATTAGTAACTTCTGAAAGGACATCTTTTCTGCTGTCAAGATGAGATTATCAGTTCAAAATGCGGATTTAAGTTCTCTGAAACggagggaaatttttaaaatatgtgaatattttacatttttggatttatggttttaatatctgaaaaatattaaaattaaataacctccttaatcataaaaaagaaagaatatgtatgcatgcgcacacacacatcacatgtATAAACATTGGGTCATGCTATACATATTaccaaatttcttttaatttggcGGTATAtccaattatttttctatattggtGCACATAGATCTGATTAtttgtgatatttcattgtatggttagctcttttttaaaaatttttatttatttatgatagtcacacacacacagagagagagaggcagagacacaggcagagggagaagcaggctccatgcactgggagcacGAGGTGGGATTCggtccctggtctccaggatcacgccctgggccaaaggcagtcactaaactgctgcgccacccagggatccctggctagCTCTTTTTAAAACTAATCTCATTAAATCTTAAACCATATCTTGGATTTGAATGGCTTTGAAAGATGAACAATATAGGCATGCTTCGGCCATCCACCAAAAGCATGGTTGGCAATGTCTGTTACTTTCTGCAGCTGGGGAAGCAGAAAATAGAGTGAGCTAATCTATTTTTACCATTCAGAACCAGGATGTCAGCAGGGAAAGTTTCACTGATAACGATGAGCCTTAAATTGACAGAGTGCCTAAAAACACTTGCCAACATTTCCGttgtccttcctctcttctctcaagGATCGTTGGTTCCACCTGCTATGTGGGAGGAAGCAAGATACATGGCTAGTTCTCAGGTTGTATTTGTGATGTGGACTCAAAATAACAGGATGCATTTTGATCCACCAAAGATCAATTCTTGAATATGTGTGTTTCACACTTGCTCCTCTTTCTGTGTCCCATAGGATTGGACTTAAAAGAAGTTTCTCCTTAAATGATAGGATGTATTAGTCATGTTTCTCCTCCATCATCCCTCTAAAAGTCAGAAGACCTCCCCTTTAGGACTCAGACCATCATCTCTTCTGATATCCTGAAGGTTTTCCTCTCTCAGGAAACGGGAGCTGTGAATTGCAGTTGATCTGGAGTTCAAGCAGACCATAACTCAAGTGTGACAGCAGCTCCACTGTTTGTTCAGCAGGCTGTTAAGCCTGTCACTTCCCAAGGCAGCCTTAGAGCAAAGTTTGATTTAATTGGCTCAAGCCCAAGAAGCAAAGGTTCCTGGTGCCAGGTTCCTGGAACTTCCTGCCTGGATCTGTGTGTCTTGGCATTAAGGCCAAGTGACAACACTAGGCAAGCTGATCCCAGAAAGATGGAGAATCGGACTAAAACCGCAATGTGCAAGTGCTTAATTAAAGGGAAGATGAGATAAACGTGAGTCAAAAGActcttctttacttttaaataaatgattaaaaaaaaagtttgggtgTAAAAGCAGGTAGTATGCTAAATTTATGGAATAATTCCAgggaagttgattttttttttaaaatttttttgttaactttttatttatttatgatagtcacagagagagagagagaggcagagacataggcagagggagaagcaggctccatgcactgggagcccgacgtgggattcgatcccgggtctccaggatcgcgccctgggccaaaggcaggcgctaaaccgctgcgccacccagggatcccaagttgatttttttttttcttgttcagttTATCCCTTGGTGAAGTTTTAATGTACGAGGTGGTGAGGATTCCAGGAGGGGTACAGACATGGGGCTTGTGCTGTGGACAGCCCTCAGGGGCTGACTTCCCTCTTGGTAAAATAAATCCATCCATGTCATTTGTACGGTGTGAGGGGCCTGCCCACCACCCAGCCCTTTGTGCTTGTCCAGCCCGAGGGCCCATCCTGGCAGCACGAAGACAGGAATGGGCAATTGTGTAAGGAGGCATGGTTGTGAGCTGGGAGGACGGTTTTGCCCTTGCTGTTTCCACACAGCTGGGGGATTTAGGCCAGCAAGGACATGAAGAGTCAGTGAGAAGCAATTTGTAACATTTTTCATGCAAAATAGATTGAATCTATTTCAATCTATTTTGCTCctgggggagatgggggtggttgtgggaaggtggggggggggttgtggggAGGGGCTTGGCATTTAAAGCCCATACTGTGCTTGTTAGGTGTGAAAGTATTTGGAGTACAGAGTAGGGATTAAATGCACAGTatctgtgtttgtttatttatttatttatttatttatttatttatttatttatttatttatttatgatagtcacagagagagagagaaaggcagagacacaggtggaggaagaagcaggctccatgcaccgggagcctgatgtgggattcgatcccgggtctctaggatcgcgccctgggccaaaggcaggtgccaaaccgctgcgccaccaagggatgCACAGTatctgtgtttaaaaacaaaaatgcagattttggCAAGGTGGTGGCAGTCGTGTTGTAGTTTTTGGATTTCCCCAAATCACTCCATAAAAATGGTGTTTTGCTgggataacaaaaataaaactcatggATGAGGTCTACACCAGAGGTAGGTGACAAGCATCCCCACAAACCCTTGCTGTGAGCATGTCAGCATCAGTGTAGGAGGAAGCCGAAGGTCTGCCAAGAGCCCCCAAATAACCATCAGGAAGTTGAAATCTCAGTGAGCCAATTCAAGAGTGGCCACCGAAACAGGGAGGGGGGAAGGTGTGTAGTGGTGATGGTTTGCACACATCAGTAGGTGAGCAGGAGGGATTTGAGGTAAGGCCAGCAGGGCTGGAGCGGGCAGTGTCCCAGGAATGCCTAGGACAAAGTCCCACACTCAGGAGAAACTAGGGATAGGCTCCCAGAGAAGGCAGGTCTGGTGCAGAACAGACAAAGGAAAGAGGACCAGTGGGAACAGAGCCAGGACCTTGCAGAAAGTAAGTGCTGTGTCTTTTAACGTATCACAAAGTCAACAGCAAAGGCCGCTGGCTCTAGAGCCCTGAATACAACTATCCTAGTTCAAGTCTCTCTTCCAGAAGTTCAGGAGAATTAATTTCACCTAAAAATGGGCTACAGAAAAGAAGATTGAAGTAAAGTGCTCttatgaacttaaaaataatgtgcAGAATGACCTGCCTACGGTGAAATCGCATCATCAAGGCATGtccataaaaaagtgaaaatggtaatgtttcaaaaatatatctTTGGTTTGAAAAATAACATGCCAGAACAACATAAGACAGAATTAGAAAAGATGGGAAATTGAGAActcaagaaagaatgagaaaaagcaatcattttaaaaatgaaggaaaaaccaGCAGGAAGACCGAAATGAATAAATGCAACAATGTTTCAAGATCAATAGAAGATgaataagaggaaaacaaaaaataaaaccaaaatgaataaaagggaTTTAAGAGAAATTGACAGTTATAAAAGATAGgcaaaaaatttaatatttatgtaataggtttctctaaagaagaaaacttttaaagcaaggaaatagaacaaaaattaactataattttagaaaatattcccaagatttaaaaaactcaaaaagttTGAAATTACACATTGCAGAGGAACATCCCAAAACCGAATAAATAGGCCCAGAATGACCAACAGGACATATTGTAATAAAGCTCTcatagtttaaagaaaaataataaatcctttaGTATTCAAACAAATGATCCAGTAACTtaacagtagaaaaaaatgtgCGATTGCCATCTAGAATtgttcacagcaacatttttGGTGATAAGTAACATGTGGTTATGCTTACGGGGGGTGTTCATTATAAttcattgagccccacatttgtATCCTGTGTTTTTTTGCATCTGGTGTGAAGGAGGCAGGAGGTACCCACCTGCACCTCACATGCCCTGTGATGAGGAAGGCTCACaggagaaatattaaaatgtgattttattttcattttgatacttttaaatttttaaaaagactttatttattcatgagagacacacagagagaggcagagacataggcagagggagaagcaggctccctgacaccggactccatcccaggaccccaggatcacaccctaagccaaaggcagacagacactcaaccactgagccacccaaacaacccattttgatatttttaaaatgtgtgtgtgttttttaaaattatttatttattcatgagagagagagagagagaaagaggcagagacacagaggaagaagcaggctccatgcagggagcctgatgtgggacttgatccccgatctccaggatcacgccctgggctaaaggcagtgctaaaccgctgagccacccgggctgccctttaaatGTGGTTTTAAAGAGGAGCTgaaactgtgtgtgtatgtgtgacatACCCTAGTTTTTAAACATCCATAGCCAATCTCATgtgaaacaaaaaccagaaacctGTGTGGGTCAAACAAACATGTGGGACCTGAATTTGGTTCTTGGGCAGCAGTTGTGTCTCCTCGTTGGCCTGTCACCCCAGGACAGGCCTCAAGTCCAGTGACCGCTGCCCAGTGAGAGGATGGCTGCCCGGCACCTCTCAGACACCGGGGCTCAGGTGTGCGCATCCACTGTCTTCATGAAAGGAGATGCTGCAGAAGACTCACCGCGTCATATGGCTGAGGATCTCTTTCTAATTGTTAGTGTGGACTCtcagcatcttttattttttattattttatgattattttttaagagggagaagGGATCTTAGGAGGGAACAGGTCAGCTTGGAGGCCCTCACCAGGGTTGCACCGATTCCTGGTCTGGTTCTCCAGCCAGGGCTCTTTCCTCCAGCAAGTGCTGCATCCCCAGTCCCTGTCCTACCAGCAGGGACAGCCACTGGCTCCAGCCACCCTGCAAGGGGCCCCCTCCTGTCCTTTTAATTCTCTCCCTTCTTCGGAGTCTGTATGAGTGTTTCCTGATCATTCCAGTTGAAAGTCCCTGCTCCAAATTCTTGTTGCATTTGCTTTCTTCACAAACGGTAGTGGATATTTCCTTGTTAAAACCAAACTTTTCCCATATCTCTCTAACTAGACTTGTAGCTTGTTGGGACTAGCCAGGACTGGGCACACTCACTATATATTTATCGATTGATCCAGTGGTGAAGACATCCCAAATATGTTTACAGCTGAGCTAATTACAAGAGTGATTGATTTGGTCCCACCTCTTAATAGCTGGTATGGGGCAAATTACGTACTTTTCTCTGACCCCATCATCGTCTATAAATGGGGATGATATGATATTTGCTGttagcatatttgtttttttttaagattttatttatttattcatgagacacacacacacacacagaggcagagacacaggtagagggagaagcaggctccatgcaaggagcccgatgtgggacttgatcccaggtctccaggatcacaccctgggctgcaggcggcgccaaaccgctgtgccaccggggctgcccctgttagCATATTTGTGCGGGCTACGTGAAAAATTCTGCACAAAACACTAGCCTACTAGACAGGTAAAGTACAAGTACTCAGTTACCTGGGACACCCAAATTTTTAAGCAGAAGGTGAGGTGCCTGTTTTGAATTCTCTGCTTATTTTCccctatttcttccttctctgattttctcatgttattattaaaaaaaaaactttatcattTAGAACTGTTTTAAATTTACTGTGACGATAGTATAGGGAGTTCCTTTACACCCTGACCCTGGCTCCCctgttattaacatcttacatattATGGTGCGTGTGTCACAGTTAATGGACTGATGTTGatgtattattattaacaatagaccatagtttattcagatttccttagttttttgcctaatgtcctttttctgttccaggatcccattcaGCATATCACACCGCATTttgttgtcatgtctccttaggctcttcTTAGTTGTGTTTCTTGGACTTCATTTTGGATGACCTTGTGAGTTTTGAGGAGTTCTGTAGAATGTCCCCCTATTGCGATTTTTCTCATGACTAGACTGTGGTTATGGGTTTTAGGGAGGAAAACTACAGAGATAAAGGGTCATTTTTATTGCGTCATATCAAGGGTACAGACTTAGAACATGACTTTTCCTGTTGCTATTGACCTTGGTCACCTGGCTGAGGTGGTGTTTGTCTGTTTTCTCCCCTATAGTCACTCTTAATCCCCCATTTCCatactgtactctttggaaggaagtcactatgtgTAGCCCACTAAGCTATgctcagttttcctttttcttttcttttttttttttttttaaacaagctctGGCCagtttcattaaagaaaaattttgcatgATTTACTTTTCACCAGTCTGTTCTGGCATGCTTCTAAtgatatcagaatcacctggatcaATGATAGCCAGTGTGCATACTCTGTAGTATTTCCCACATGCTGTGCCCAATTCAATATTATTGTCCCTGTAGTGATGGCCACCAGTTTTGGCCAACATGGCATAGTATTCTATTTCAGATTTCCTCAAAGCCGGGCAGTTGTTGGCCAGGATGACCAGTTTCACTTTGCCGTGTCTGATCATTTTCAGGGTCTGCTTGTACCCCAGCACGTACTTTCCCCTCTTCATAACCAGTTGGAGCCTAGAGTTGATCGACTCCAGCGACTTTTTCGTCTTCTTTGCGGCCACCATCTTCCTGCCTTAGATGCGGGACGGCCCCAACCAACAGCAACCTATGCTCAGTTTTCTTAAGGGTGGACTGTCTACatcaattatttgaaattctgcaTAGAAAATTTGTCTCTtctcacattcatttttttcaattattgttTTGTATCCAAATTGACTTATGATTTGGTTTATAATTaatattactgaattttattGCAAATTCTTCTAGCTTTGGCCATGGGGAACTCTTTCACCTGGttcctttgtctttttgatacacttccgtaggggtgtgtgtgtgtgtgtgtgtgtgtgtgtgtgtgtgtgtgtttaggcaTGTTCTTACTTTCCGGCCCCAGGCTCATCTTGTGTATTTCTCACCTCAGttctagaatcagccatttctccaagaagcccaagttcctttttttggagaaaagtatttaaaattactATCTGGATAATGGATGGATTCTTTGCTACTGGACTGTCATTGTTTGTAGGCCCTCCCAGCCAAGGGCAaggaaatgtatgtatgtatgtacactaaccatctctatctatctatctatctatctatctatctatctatctatctacttataTATAAATTTCCACATGTAACTATCTGTGTCTATATTAAGCTAGATGTGGTATTGATATCTCCAGCTCTAATCTGCGATCACCCACCCCTGCTTCTCTGGAATCTCCCACTCCACCAGTGTGAAAGCTGGCTCCAACCATCCCCATCCATTTACCTAATTGATGAATTCTGCTGTACATGTGTGGCAGTATTAGGTTTGTGAACCTGTGCCACAGTGGGAAAAACTCTATCAACTCGAGTTCAGTGTTTATATGCAGTTCTATGCAGttccttttgttttggttttgcagACACCACTCATTTCCAAAGTGATTTAAGGCAgcaccctccttcctctcccttcagtGAGCTTGTTTCACACATTTGAATGCAGTTGGAATGTCTTGCCACAGCCCTCATTCCATGCTGGGGCCTCCCAAActcttaattgattttttttccagtgtgcaTGCATTCACATTCATTCTTTGTGCTGTATGGTTCATTGGGTTTTGGTGCATCGTACAGTGTTGTGTGTCCACACCTACAGGATCATACAGAGTAATTTCACCGCCTTCATGGAGTCCCCTGGGCTTCATCTACTCAGACTTCCCACCTGTTCTCCATGTTGCTGGCATCCACTGacctgttttctgtctctgtagtGTTGCCTTTTCTAGAAGGTCATATAATTGGCATCATACAGTATGTAGATTctttcagactggcttctctaACCTAGCAATATTTAGATTtatccatgtctttttgtggcttgatagcttatttctttttatcactgaataatattccacctaTTGGaagaaatcttgtttttttctatcatatttttttattgagagggaattttttttcctgagggagtttttattttatttttccattagagGAGTAGCATGTGAGAGACAGAGTACTATAGTAATTAGGAACACAGTTCCAAAGCAGATGGCACCGTCTattagctgtgtgtccttgggcaagagcacaacttctctgagccccagtttctctttctgcaaaGGGAGATTAGTGGTGGCCTCTCCCTGTCCTTTGgttgtgaggactgaatgagaaAGCTTCTGTGGTGCGTGTCCCCAAATGTTGGCAGCCTGGACACCCATGACTTCCAACCCAGCCTGAGGGACTTGGTTTTGAAATTGCagtttattgagatttaattcaCACACCATGCAATTCTCTATTTAAAGTGAGATGTGGATGCTGGTACTTTCTCAGTCTCCCCAGAAGGTATCAAAGAAGGTTTTCACGCAGAGACATTATGACTCTAAGATGTATCCTCATGTCTGAATTGTTAGAATGTGAAATAAACCTCATTATAGAAAACCTGACCAAGCCTGCTCGGGTGATCTGGGGCTGTGGTAAAGCCTCTTGGAAAAGGAGTGAGTGGGAGATGACTTCTCCACTGTCCtatcctccctttccttcctcccaggGTCAGAAGAGTCTGCAATATGCtcagggggatggggaggacaCCTTTCTGAACAagggaaatattttgtttattaaaaagattttatttatcaatttattttagagaggggggtgggaggaaggagagagagaatctcaagcaatcTCTgcgctcagcacggagcctgactcggggctcgatcctaggaccctgagatcatgacctgagcagaaatcaagagtcagacatttaattgactgagccacccaggtgcccccaagagaaacgtttttaaagaaaaggacgAATCGTCCAAGGAGAATGCTTGGGAAGCCACAGGGGGGAGATCCTGGAGTTTCCACAGCTGGAAGTGTGGCCCCCCAGGGGTTAGTGGGGCTCGCTGTGGGCGCCGGGCCGGGCCCTCTGAGCAAGCCTGCGGAGGGCACAGCTGCAGCGGGGCGCGCCTTGCGCGGTCAGCAGGTGGCAGTGTGCGCGGTCAGCAGGTGGCAGTGTGCGCGGTCAGCAGGTGGCAGTGTGCGCGGTCAGCAGGTGGCAGTGTGCGCGGTCAGCAGGTGGCAGTGTGGTCCTTCAGagagggccggggggggggggggctgcgagGACGTGCCGGAGGACGGGTACTAGGACACCGGGGAGGACCCGCCCGTGCTCAGCGGCTGCCGCGCAACGCCCTCTCAGAAGTCACCGTAGGCAGGGATGTAGGTACAGTTCATTTAACGAGGATGGCCCGAAATGCCGGCTCGGATGGGAGCCCGGGCTGGGGTGACGGGTGCAGAGCGATGCATCCCATGGGGCCCCTCTCAGGGCGTGTGCTTCAACGGAGACACCTGTCCCAGTGTGACTACAGCACAGGGGAGTTTGTAATGTAAGTGGGACAGGCTGGGGTGTCTGCAGAGCTTCCCTGAGGCCTCCGCGGTGCTCTGGCCCACGGGCACATCCGTGCCTGCCTCCGGCTTCCAGGCCTGCGTGAGTCCATCCAGGTGAAGTCGCGACCCCAGCTGGCCTCTGCCAGGACGGCTCACCATGCCCATGGAGAGGCTGGAAAATCACAACTTTGctctctggccttttttttttttttttttttttaagacttattattttttttaagagaagttttaggttcacatCAAAATTGAGAGGCAGGTACAGATTTCCCTGTCCCCACACAGGGGCAGCCTTTCCCACtattaacacccccccccccccccccgggtggtacatttgttacaattgataacCCTACATCGATGCATTACAAGGACTAaaatccatagtttatattatgCTTCGCTCTTGGTGTTATGCACTCTGtgggtttggataaatgtataataGCATGTAGtcatcattatggtatcatacagagtttttaaaaaagattttatttatgagaaagagagagagagcacgaatgatgaggaggggcagggggagagggagagagaagcagactccctgctgagcggggagcccggatgcagggctcgatccagcaccttgagatcatgacctgagccgaaggcaaatgtgtaaccaattgagccacagaatttttcactgccctaagaatcctctgtgctccagcaATTCATCCCGCACTCCCTGATCCCCAGCAACCACGGATCTTTAACTGgcttcatagttttgccttctccagggtgtcatagagttggaatcccacagtatgtagccttttcagattggcttttttcacttagaagTATGCATTTTAGGGTTCCTctattcttttctgtcttttcacggcttggtagctcatttctttttagcgatgaataatattccattgtctggagctaccacagtttatccattcaccttctgCAGGACACTTTGGCTGCTGCCATGTTTTGACAAATACGAATAAGGCCGCAATTCTGAATTAAAGATTCATGTGCAGGATTTTGTGCAGACAGAtgttcaactcctttgggtaaataccaaggagcacaagTGCTGGTGCGTGTGtgagagtatgtttagttttgtaggaaactgtcaaactgtcttccacagtggctgcagcctTTTCATCCTCACCATCAACAATCTCACttcctatccctctccctctgggacTCTGGTTTGCAGCCTTTTGTGGCTTTCCCCTGACTTTGTCCCATTTAGTCTTGGACAAGGGAACTCCATGTGGATTTCATTATCTGCAGCAGGAAATACACATTATGGGTTCCCATCCACAGTGCTGTTTCCTATTTAAGCAAAGGCTAAAGGGTTATGTTCACTCAGACCCTAGAAACCTTTTCTGCCCTCTCCATGTGTTGTGTTTTGCACTCTGTAGCCTCAGGAAGTCTGATTAGTTTAGTGGTTTGGAGCTCAGCACCAATAAGATCAGAATCCTTTGTTGAGACCCCACATGAGCCGGTGGATTTCTTTTGTTCCATGATCATAACCAATACCCTCTAACTTGTCACCACCGTCATGATGTCCTGGCTTCTCCTCTCTTATTCTCATCCCTTCAGTCTAAAAATGAGGTCCTCTAGCTCCCACCTTCAGGACTGGCCTCTCTCAGACTCCAGGACCTTACTCATCCTCTGCCCAGCTGAATTGCTGAGCTGATTCTGAGTCCTTTTTTCTGTCAGTTGGGTTTCTCCCTTGTCCCCACTTCTATGACAGAGACTGGGTTTCTGAGTGATCCTGCCTGCCTGAGTTCCAGCTTTTATTTTCTGCTCAGCCTTCTGGTGACTCCTGGATTTCATGAGGGCAGAAGTACTAACGTGGTGGGGTGGAGAATACCTATCACTTACCCAATGTAAGACCTTGGCTTGGTTCTTGGCTTCCCTGAACTAGTTTCTTCCTTACTTATGGGGATGGGAATGGCTAAAAAGACTGCTTGTACCGTCTTCTACAAAATGTTTAGTCAGTGCCAGTTCACTAGTTTCCATTCTTCCACTTCCTCTATCTTTGCATTCCCGGGACCTGGAATGTTCCAGCTTCATTGGTGCCAATTATTTCCCTGTC
This portion of the Vulpes lagopus strain Blue_001 chromosome 2, ASM1834538v1, whole genome shotgun sequence genome encodes:
- the LOC121485217 gene encoding 60S ribosomal protein L30-like is translated as MVAAKKTKKSLESINSRLQLVMKRGKYVLGYKQTLKMIRHGKVKLVILANNCPALRKSEIEYYAMLAKTGGHHYRDNNIELGTACGKYYRVCTLAIIDPGDSDIIRSMPEQTGEK